In the genome of Perca flavescens isolate YP-PL-M2 chromosome 21, PFLA_1.0, whole genome shotgun sequence, the window ATTGGCCAATTtctaaaaacaaacactgacagTGTTCCTTCATTGATTGAGTTGATCAgggttaaaacacatttgataaATATCTTAAAAGAACCCAAAAGCCCAGCCCTCATCAATATAAATACTGAGGGGAGCGCTACAATTTCAAACATCAGTTGGTTTTCTTGTGCTGGTGCCCAGTTTCAGGAAAATAAGACCTGTTGTTACATAAAATActtaatgagagaaagagaaataaatcaCAGGAGATGAGCTGAGATTCTGCTCGACGTTGGTCCTGGAGAACTAAAGCACAGGACGGATCTTCATGCTGATGGTCTTCAGGGAGTAGTCATGACCTTTCCATTGGTACCAAATCACTCCAACAGCAAAGATAGTGCTGTCAGTCCCCCAACGATAAACGCCGTTCGGATTTGCATAGTGACCGGCGGCATACCAGAACGCCCCCAGGAATGATCTGGCACAGTTCCCAGGCCAGGTGTCCTGGTCTTTGTCGAGGGTGGTGAACTTCATTCCGTTGTGAAAACTCAGAGAGTCTCCTACACAAAACACAAGTGTATAAACAGAACATTTTGATTCAAATAACAAtgatatatttaaaaagaatatgAGACTATTTGTGATGCCGttggaaagaaaaagaatatatatatatatatatacaaatgaataatatatgtggatgatagaaaaaaaaacatcaacccACTCACCTGCCCCTCCATTAATGAATCCAGACACACTCAGCACATATCCGTCACATTCTGTCCCAACGGAGAACGAAGAGTACCGAGCGAACACTTTTCTCCCCTCAAAGTCCTCCATGTCGACCAGCAGCTCACTCTTCTTGTTGTTTGTCAGGTAGTGGATGTTGTCAagacctgcacacacacacacacacacacacacacacacgcacgcacgcacacaagcatgcacgcacgcgTTCAGAAAATATGACTATGAATTCATTAATGTTTGACTATGAATTGATTAATGTATATCTGTTACTGAATATATGTATGGATTTCAATGGATGAATTAATGCATATTTATAACTGAATGTATGGCTATTCATGAATGGATaaattcctgttttatttttgactTGGCATGTGGCTGTTTGTCAGAATACACattgagtgaaaaaaaaaacactgctggctaaactatttaaaaatggcgggtttgttcaggacactcCCATCTGTCTGATTAGTTGCGATTCTCTCCAACCAGTCATTAGTCTGCAgattttcacgtcaccttttggtatcgcctcagcttgcttggaacctcagcggaggtgatactaaaaaaagtacctgttagcaggtaccagggactttggAATATGTTTCATattggaaaaccaaaaaaggtgaATAGAGTCGAGGCGAATAGAGTCGAGGTGAGTcgaggtaccatgtaatggaaaaagtcCATTATACATGTGTGCAAATTTGTAACAGTTTAACATCTTGTACAGATCTGTATTAAATTCAGTAAGGGAACTAACTGATGTAAGGACTAGAGTTTTTTTGGTCAAAGTTCCATTTCTGGAGTTACACAACAGAATTTAACGTGTAAACTTAATGAACAAAAACGTTTATGAAGTCATGACTTGGTTTCATTTCTCACCGAGCCAGTACTCTCCAGCAGCGCTACCAAAGCCGGTCTTGTATTGATCCCAGCCCCTGTAGAAGTTCACCGTGCCGTCCATCCTCCTCTGGAACACCTGGGGGGATGGGATGGGGGGTTAACTAGCTAAACACACAAGATATCTGACAGATCATGTTTCCAAAAAACAAGGTTTTTACTGGAATGTGATTTGTTGTGAAAGTCCAACAGGTTGACTGAATACTCACCGTCCACCGTCCTCCTTCTGAAGCCATGTCACAgtacacctacacacaaacacattcatcaGTAAATGTGATAATTTAGTGGTTTAAATTTGTACATTAACTTTACACTAATAAGCACGGCAACACGGAATCTGTGGATGCAGAATTTTCAGCAGAATttacaaaaattaaaataaaactcaatAACACAAATTACAGTAACTAAACCTGACTAATCCAACTAATGAAGGCAACAAATACTAGCCAATCCGATGCAGAGTAGGGTGGGACATTCCTTTGCCATCCTAGGAAACGTATGTTTGCATCTCGgatactagggctgtgcaattaatcggaCGTTTTGACTGTGATTTTGAAATTGGCTCCTGGCACAAACTGTAATCTTGCCCAACCAGTCATTTgtataggcaaggcaaggcaaagcagctttatttatatagcacatttcagcaacagggcaattcaaagtgctttacataaaacatgaaagagcagtcATAAAACAATATAGTATAAAGTAATAAAGTATAGCAAAATAActaatgaaaacaaacacataagacaactgaacacttgaacaaacatcagagaatcaattatttatatatatatatatatatatatatatatatatatatatatatatatatatatatatatataaatatatataaatattttttatgttcaagGTTCTGTATGAGCTTGCCCCACGTCCTTTAAATTAATTCAATATAAAAAGATGGCTGACGGCACCAGGGTGCACCACATTTGGACAATCTGTGCTGTCTGTATGAAGGAAGTATGTAAATGAGGGAAGTAAATATTGGAATAGCCTATCACGAGCAATCAGGCAGTGTCCTAAATATTCTACTTGTAAGACTCAGCTCAAGCAATGGCTTAAAGTCAGGGTTGGTAACTTTTTCTAATATAcactttttatatattgtttaaaatgatctttacACCACGACAAACCCAAAGTGTACCTCAACAGCAGACCCCTTTCCAGGGGGATAGATGGTGTACACTCCACTGGGTGTGCTTTTGTCTTGCTGATAGATGGCACTGCAGTCTACCGGTTGGAGGAGCTTCTGGCAGCTGGCCAACAGTGGagccaggaggaggaggaaaactGAAACCAGCTGGAACAGAAGAGATGTCATTTTGACTTAGGTTTGAATCTTACAAAGTAAGTTTTAACAGTTTGGCCTTCAGCTTCTTGATGGTGTTGACAAAGTCAGCTATTAGGGAGCGAAAGGTGGGGCTAATTAACAAAAATGATCTGTGTGGGTTGTCCCAgtagtagtctggatcaatggaagtacattttcc includes:
- the LOC114547902 gene encoding microfibril-associated glycoprotein 4-like; protein product: MKLVSVFLLLLAPLLASCQKLLQPVDCSAIYQQDKSTPSGVYTIYPPGKGSAVEVYCDMASEGGRWTVFQRRMDGTVNFYRGWDQYKTGFGSAAGEYWLGLDNIHYLTNNKKSELLVDMEDFEGRKVFARYSSFSVGTECDGYVLSVSGFINGGAGDSLSFHNGMKFTTLDKDQDTWPGNCARSFLGAFWYAAGHYANPNGVYRWGTDSTIFAVGVIWYQWKGHDYSLKTISMKIRPVL